A DNA window from Vigna angularis cultivar LongXiaoDou No.4 chromosome 1, ASM1680809v1, whole genome shotgun sequence contains the following coding sequences:
- the LOC108339724 gene encoding 3-oxo-Delta(4,5)-steroid 5-beta-reductase: MESQAFVALVAGVTGMAGLSLAQALKQPNCPGGPWKVYGAARRPPPSWFPPSTVDHFITFDAVDSSDTIAKLSPVASEVTHLFWISLQVRVDEEANVRINETMLFNVLSALKSCTPSKLAHVTVQTGTKHYMGPIFDPLLSTKLISHDPPFHENMARLPYPNFYYALENLVASFVPSLTYSVHRSSIIIGASSRSIYNSLLTLATYAVICRHVGLAFRYPGTKYTWEHFCDMTDAGVLAQQHVWAAVSPEAKNEAFNCTNGDVFTWKSMWKLLCEVFDVEFVAFDETQRFDLVELMRDKGCVWKEIVEKYELHNTVLEEITCFDALQAVLRFKFQHVSSMNKSREYGFFGHVDTFKSIRFWVEKLREMKIIPSYQQ, translated from the coding sequence ATGGAATCCCAAGCTTTTGTAGCACTGGTAGCTGGTGTCACAGGGATGGCTGGGCTGAGTCTAGCCCAAGCCCTCAAGCAGCCCAACTGTCCCGGAGGCCCATGGAAAGTTTACGGCGCCGCTCGCAGGCCCCCGCCCAGTTGGTTCCCTCCTTCCACAGTCGACCACTTCATCACCTTTGACGCTGTCGACTCTTCCGACACAATCGCCAAGCTTTCACCGGTTGCGAGTGAAGTCACCCACCTATTCTGGATCAGCTTGCAGGTTCGTGTAGATGAAGAAGCCAACGTGAGAATCAACGAAACCATGCTCTTCAACGTTCTCAGCGCCCTCAAATCTTGCACACCTTCAAAGCTAGCCCATGTGACAGTTCAAACCGGCACCAAACACTACATGGGCCCAATTTTCGATCCACTCCTCTCCACCAAACTCATCTCCCACGACCCACCGTTTCACGAGAACATGGCGAGGCTCCCTTACCCCAACTTCTACTACGCGCTCGAGAATCTCGTTGCATCTTTCGTGCCATCGCTCACGTACTCAGTGCACCGCTCCTCTATTATAATAGGAGCGTCGTCCAGGAGTATATACAACTCCCTGCTCACGCTAGCAACCTACGCTGTGATTTGTCGCCACGTGGGATTGGCGTTTCGGTACCCGGGGACGAAGTACACGTGGGAGCATTTCTGTGACATGACCGACGCCGGAGTGTTGGCGCAGCAGCACGTGTGGGCTGCGGTTTCCCCTGAAGCTAAAAACGAAGCATTCAATTGCACAAACGGCGACGTTTTCACGTGGAAGAGTATGTGGAAGTTGCTGTGTGAAGTTTTCGATGTGGAGTTTGTGGCGTTTGACGAAACGCAAAGGTTTGATTTGGTGGAGCTGATGCGTGATAAGGGTTGCGTTTGGAAGGAGATCGTGGAGAAATACGAGCTTCACAACACCGTATTGGAGGAAATAACCTGCTTTGACGCCCTACAAGCGGTGCTACGTTTTAAGTTTCAACATGTATCTAGCATGAACAAGAGTAGAGAATATGGATTTTTTGGGCATGTTGATACCTTCAAGAGTATCAGATTTTGGGTGGAGAAACTCAGAGAAATGAAGATCATACCATCATATCAACAGTGA
- the LOC108338368 gene encoding 3-oxo-Delta(4,5)-steroid 5-beta-reductase, whose translation MESQTFVALVAGVTGMAGLSLAQALKQPNCPGGPWKVYGAARRPPPSWFPPSTVDHFITFDAVDSSDTRAKLSPVASEVTHLFWITFQIRADEEVNIRINKTMLFNVLSALKSCASSKLAHVTVQTGTKHYMGPIFDPVHSTQLISHDSPFRENMARLPYPNFYYALEDLVASYTPSLTYSVHRSSIIIGASSRSTHNALLTLATYAAICRHVGLAFRYPGTKYTWEHFCDMTDAGVLAQQHVWAAVSPEAKNEAFNCTNGDVFTWKSIWKLLCEVFDVEFVAFDETQRFDLVELMRDKGSVWKEIVEKFELQNTVLEEISCYDALEPVLSFKFQHVSSMNKSREYGFFGHVDTFKSIRFWVEKLREMKIIPSYE comes from the coding sequence ATGGAATCCCAAACTTTTGTGGCACTAGTAGCTGGTGTCACAGGGATGGCTGGGCTGAGTCTAGCCCAAGCCCTCAAGCAGCCCAACTGTCCCGGAGGCCCATGGAAAGTTTACGGCGCCGCTCGCAGGCCCCCGCCCAGTTGGTTCCCTCCTTCCACTGTCGACCACTTCATCACCTTTGACGCTGTCGACTCTTCCGACACACGCGCCAAGCTTTCACCCGTTGCGAGTGAAGTCACGCACCTGTTCTGGATTACCTTTCAGATTCGTGCAGATGAAGAAGTCAACATAAGAATCAACAAAACCATGCTCTTCAACGTTCTCAGCGCCCTCAAATCTTGCGCCTCTTCAAAGCTTGCCCACGTGACGGTCCAAACAGGCACCAAACACTACATGGGCCCAATTTTCGATCCGGTCCATTCCACCCAACTCATCTCCCACGACTCGCCCTTTCGCGAAAACATGGCGCGGCTCCCTTACCCCAACTTCTACTACGCGCTAGAAGATCTTGTTGCATCCTACACGCCGTCGTTGACGTACTCAGTGCACCGCTCCTCTATTATAATAGGCGCGTCGTCCAGGAGTACACACAACGCGCTGCTCACGCTAGCAACCTACGCTGCGATTTGTCGCCACGTGGGATTGGCGTTTCGGTACCCGGGAACGAAGTACACGTGGGAGCATTTCTGTGACATGACCGATGCCGGAGTGTTGGCGCAGCAGCACGTGTGGGCTGCGGTTTCCCCAGAAGCTAAAAACGAGGCATTCAATTGCACAAACGGCGACGTTTTCACGTGGAAGAGCATCTGGAAGTTGCTGTGTGAAGTTTTCGATGTGGAGTTTGTGGCGTTTGACGAAACGCAAAGGTTTGATTTGGTAGAGCTGATGCGTGATAAGGGTAGCGTTTGGAAGGAGATTGTGGAAAAATTCGAGCTTCAGAATACCGTATTGGAGGAAATAAGCTGCTATGACGCCCTCGAACCGGTGCTAAGTTTTAAGTTTCAACATGTATCTAGCATGAACAAGAGTAGAGAATATGGATTTTTTGGTCATGTTGATACCTTTAAGAGTATCAGATTTTGGGTGGAGAAACTCAGAGAGATGAAGATAATACCATCATATGAATAG
- the LOC108347898 gene encoding acetate--CoA ligase CCL3, translating into MDIDQLPKNAANYTALTPLWFLERAATVHPTRNSLIHGSRRYTWQQTYHRCRRFASALSNYSIGPGNTVAVIAPNIPALYEAHFGIPMAGAVLNPVNIRLNASTVAFLLGHCSAAAVIVDQESFSLAEEALKIWSEKAKTFKPPLLVVIGDENCDPKSLNYAVGKGAIEYEDFLQGGDPEYAWKPPEDEWQSISLGYTSGTTASPKGVVLHHRGAYLMSLSGALIWGMTEGAVYLWTLPMFHCNGWCYTWTLAALFGTNICLRQVTAKTVYEAIAKYKVTHFCAAPVVLNTIINAPPEETILPLPHVVHVNTAGAAPPPSVLFGMSERGFRVTHTYGLSETYGPSVYCAWKPEWQSLPPERQAQLNARQGVRYIGLENLEVVNTKTMQPVPADGKTVGEIVMRGNSVMKGYLKNPKANEETFANGWFHSGDLAVKHPDGYIEIKDRSKDIIISGAENISSVEVENSLYSHPAILEAAVVARADEKWGESPCAFVTLKPGVDDSNQQRIAKDILRFCKAKMPAYWVPKSFVFGPLPKTATGKIQKHLLRAKAKEMGPVKMSKL; encoded by the exons ATGGACATAGACCAGTTGCCCAAGAACGCTGCTAACTACACTGCCTTAACGCCGTTGTGGTTTCTGGAAAGAGCAGCTACGGTGCATCCTACCAGAAACTCCCTCATCCATGGATCTCGTCGCTACACGTGGCAACAGACCTACCACCGTTGCCGTCGATTCGCCTCTGCTCTTTCCAACTACTCCATCGGACCAGGAAACACT GTAGCTGTTATTGCACCCAATATTCCAGCTCTTTATGAAGCTCATTTTGGGATTCCAATGGCAGGGGCTGTCTTGAATCCTGTTAATATTAGACTAAACGCATCGACAGTAGCCTTTCTTCTTGGTCATTGCTCAGCTGCAGCTGTAATAGTTGATCAAGAGTCCTTTTCTTTGGCAGAAGAAGCTTTGAAGATATGGTCTGAGAAAGCCAAAACCTTCAAGCCTCCACTTCTAGTAGTCATTGGTGATGAAAATTGCGACCCTAAGTCACTTAACTATGCTGTGGGCAAAGGAGCCATTGAATATGAGGATTTTCTTCAGGGTGGTGATCCTGAATATGCATGGAAACCCCCTGAGGATGAGTGGCAGAGTATTTCTTTGGGATACACATCTGGTACCACTGCTAGTCCGAAGGGTGTGGTATTACATCACCGTGGAGCCTATCTCATGTCTCTGAGTGGAGCTCTTATTTGGGGAATGACTGAAGGTGCTGTGTATCTTTGGACACTCCCCATGTTTCATTGCAATGGTTGGTGTTACACTTGGACACTTGCAGCTCTGTTTGGTACTAACATATGCCTTCGCCAG GTAACAGCGAAGACAGTCTACGAAGCCATTGCCAAGTATAAAGTGACTCATTTTTGTGCAGCACCAGTGGTTCTTAACACAATAATCAATGCCCCACCTGAGGAAACCATACTTCCTCTCCCGCATGTTGTGCATGTGAATACAGCTGGGGCTGCTCCTCCTCCTTCTGTTCTTTTTGGAATGTCTGAACGAGGATTTCGTGTCACACACACTTATGGTCTCTCTGAAACCTATGGCCCCTCCGTCTATTGTGCCTGGAAACCAGAATGGCAATCACTTCCTCCTGAACGCCAAGCCCAGCTTAATGCAAGACAAGGGGTTAGGTACATTGGCTTGGAAAACTTGGAAGTGGTGAACACAAAAACCATGCAACCTGTTCCTGCTGATGGCAAAACTGTAGGTGAGATTGTGATGAGGGGCAATTCTGTGATGAAAGGGTACTTAAAGAACCCTAAAGCTAATGAGGAGACCTTCGCAAATGGATGGTTTCATTCTGGGGATCTTGCTGTGAAACATCCAGATGGGTATATAGAAATTAAAGACAGATCAAAGGACATCATCATCTCTGGTGCTGAAAATATCAGCAGTGTGGAGGTAGAGAACTCTCTTTACTCGCATCCTGCAATACTGGAAGCAGCAGTGGTTGCAAGGGCAGATGAGAAATGGGGTGAGTCTCCTTGTGCTTTTGTCACATTAAAGCCAGGAGTGGATGATAGTAACCAACAACGTATAGCTAAGGATATATTAAGGTTCTGCAAGGCAAAGATGCCTGCTTATTGGGTTCCAAAATCCTTTGTGTTTGGACCCTTACCTAAAACGGCTACTGGGAAGATACAGAAGCACTTACTAAGGGCAAAGGCAAAAGAGATGGGACCTGTTAAGATGAGCAAGTTATAA